From Rhododendron vialii isolate Sample 1 chromosome 7a, ASM3025357v1:
TCTTGCCTGCACCAAGGCTGGTGCCTCTTTGGAGGAGTGGGGCCAGAATGGTGAAAGTGAAACAACTTTCCCGATGATGATTAGAGTAGGTGATACTAATTCAGCTAATGCAATTTCGTCGGCAAGATCTTTCAGTTCAGCAAGAACCTGCGAAATTGGGAAGGCAATTGTAATAAGTTGTTCACTTGAAAAAACTCAGGAATAGTAATGCACAAGCACACACTCATGTTCgagtgtaattttgttcaccatttttaaaagagagtgaacattaccctccttcctattggttgaaatggtgtagacTCCACTACGAAGTGATGCCATTGCTTCCATGCAAtgcactttttggtaagcatgacatcactttgtggtggagtccacaccatttcaaccaataggaaggagggtaatattcaccctcttaagtggagggtgaacaaaactcaactcctcaTGTTCCTAGACCTTCATTTTTTAAGAGTGTGGTTCCACCTTATACCTTGAGGAGGAATACAAAGCCAGGTGGTTTGCATGCCACCTTGAAATGAACCAGTGAACATAAAGAAAAAAGTGTATCTCATCCAATTTCACTGACCCCTTGAATTTTGAGAACAACGCACCGCTCATGCGTTATGCTGTTGGATAGTAAACATAATTCAGTAGTAAAGGATCAAGTCTAAACAGATTCTTTGGAATCTTTTTTCAGCATATTCCATCGAGTTTCCCGGACTTGATCGGACAAACTAAATTCAGTTATTTTAACAACATTAAATGGTCTTTCAAATTGGTCAAGATTCTAGTTTATGGCCCTTCTCTATGGTACTAGTTGTTGCTTCGTTGAGTGGCTTCACTTCCAGGTTCAGGACtcaacttttcaaaacaaaaccacaGTTCCTAGgtaattttcagtttttttccaaaacctctaccaaaaaagttcaatttctgATGTTGCTAGAGGCACCAAACCTTTTTTTGGAAGGCTGCAGCATGCTAGTGAAATGTAACATAATAGTTTCaactttcacatcaattttgtCTTTACTAGTCTCAAATCAGTGGTCTTTGACAAGTGATCATGAGCTTGAATGAAGGAATCAAACAAATGAGGCCAAAATAAGGTCTAGGCAATGCTAATGTACCATGCGTTGTTGAGGTGTGGTCCCTCGCTCAACTGCAGCAGCTGGTATATCGGGTGGCAGACCATGATTTATCAACTTCACAGCAAGAGAAGGAAGAGTTGACAAGCCCATATAAACCACCAAGGTCGAATCAGGGTCAGCTGCATTCTCCGCTACAAACAGGGGGTCCGTTCCCCCTTTCCTTGAGTGGCCGGTAAGAAATCTTACACTATTTGCAACACCACGATGAGTTAATGGAATCCCCAGTTCTGCTGCTATTCCAGAAGCAGCAGTAATACCTACAAACCAATGAACCTAACAGTCAGAACACTATCAACACTGAGGTAATCCTCCACTTTACGCATAACCTCTTCATGTGTTGCAAAGAATATTTACCCAAGCAGAAGAGGCCTTACTTAATTGGTTACAGAAAAACAATAGGAGTAATATGTAGGTCAGAAGAGTAAACAGCTAGGTCGCCAGTATTTGGGCCACCTCATGCAAACACAGGTTATTTTACAAGTGGGGTGGAAGTCCAAACGAATTCATCTATATACTCTTAATACATAGAATTCTTTAAATGTGGAAGGCTTTGATAAACTTTAGTATAGAAATCCCTCCTTCACAATATACAGTGCTGCTGAGCAGGCAacgtgcatttttttttcaaatacaGAAAGGAAGTCCACAAGGCTTTTCGGGAAAGCATTGTACTGCATATATTTGCATAGCGGATGTCATTGAAACAACCATAACTTGAACTCTATCAGAGAGGCTCCCACATTTATTAACAAACTTCCTCATTCTAGTTTGCTTTCATTGatcttcaaaacaaaaatccaTTTGCCCATAGTTTGCTTGTCTTTGAATCTTTGATAGACTTCAAATTTGATAAACTGCTACTTCATCCGGGGCAGGGTGAAGTAATCTTCTCAAAGAGAACGATAAAGGGGTATGTCTAGAAAGAATGCCAGTAAAAGGAACTCAAAAGCATTATACTTTATGTCAAAACTACTATAATTGAGTTAATTAGGGACGAGGAAGACTTGGAGATACCTGGAATGACTTGCACTTGAATTCCCTGTTGTTGCAGGAAATCCATCTCCTCCCCACCCCTTCCAAACACCTACCAACCAATATTCATCAGGTAAGCAACATATCATAACAAGTCGAAGATAATTTCATTGACATTTGTTACTATACTTCTTTTCCTAAGAAAATACTAACCAGTGGATCCCCTCCTTTAAGTCTTACAACAGTAGCCCCTGCTTCTGCAAAACTCAAAAGCAATTCATGGATCTCTTCCTGCATATAATCCCCACAAAAGGTTTGCCATCAAATGATAATCCTTTGATAGTTAACACGATGAAGGGAAcaatataaaagaaaatcacagaACTCAAAGACACTCCTATGATAGCTAATACGAT
This genomic window contains:
- the LOC131334278 gene encoding S-adenosyl-L-methionine-dependent uroporphyrinogen III methyltransferase, chloroplastic, coding for MAVVSKLLSISSHSPHFRKPRSSFTFNPVTSASPFTEKHSIERYRRESTWLSTNQLNRPVSFPPDSDPSSIREQDIALQLPELKRLLEVLRDKRESGGERGRGPGNVFLVGTGPGDPELLTVKAVRVIGSADLLLYDRLVSNEVLDLVGTEARLLYVGKTAGYHSRTQEEIHELLLSFAEAGATVVRLKGGDPLVFGRGGEEMDFLQQQGIQVQVIPGITAASGIAAELGIPLTHRGVANSVRFLTGHSRKGGTDPLFVAENAADPDSTLVVYMGLSTLPSLAVKLINHGLPPDIPAAAVERGTTPQQRMVLAELKDLADEIALAELVSPTLIIIGKVVSLSPFWPHSSKEAPALVQAR